The Onychomys torridus chromosome 4, mOncTor1.1, whole genome shotgun sequence genome includes a window with the following:
- the LOC118581958 gene encoding BPI fold-containing family A member 2-like, protein MTIQMLRSKMFQFGSLVVFCSFLSGTSESHFGSIGSNNLYNLNSISEEVLKNLKSEYLLNWTMPKWPADDRTQLGALNIPNVDRSNFYSPKSDVRPLIGPTANISVSLDILSSLTVQTDAQTRLPTLAIGKCSSDAENITISLFNSWINVPRASEDVNITSTSTGRQLKN, encoded by the exons atgACCATCCAGATGTTGCGGTCAAAGATGTTCCAATTTGGGAGCCTTGTTGTCTTCTGCAGCTTTCTCAGTGGGACCTCAGAATCACATTTTGGTAGTATTGGCAGTAATAATTTGTACAATCTGAATTCTATCTCCGAAG AAGTCCTTAAGAACCTGAAGTCTGAATATCTGTTGAACTGGACAATGCCAAAATGGCCAGCAGATGATAGGACACAATTAGGAGCTTTGAACATACCGAACGTTGACAGATCAAACTTTTATTCACCTAAGAGTGATGTAAG GCCTTTAATTGGCCCCACAGCCAATATCTCTGTGTCCTTGGACATCTTATCTTCACTCACGGTTCAAACTGATGCTCAGACCAGACTTCCCACCCTGGCCATAGGAAAGTGCTCCAGTGATGCAGAAAATATCACAATTTCTTTGTTTAACAG CTGGATCAATGTACCTCGAGCCTCTGAAGATGTTAACATTACATCTACCTCCACTGGGAGACAGTTGAAAAATTAG